The Nocardioides salarius genome includes a region encoding these proteins:
- a CDS encoding HNH endonuclease signature motif containing protein — protein MTTQELERCDTADAVLAYARSQRAARDAAEVAMYEATCTWAAMHTTFDPARAAVLPGTDLQVSIAGPGAPSVSEFAIVEYGTAIGLSADTAVGYVAHVVEIRYRLPHLHGAVTAGRVPVWRARRIAEATLALPAEAAEWVDRHLAGVAATCSYAALARLVEEALCRFDPEAAEDNRAKAAEHRRLDIHLDTATRGGACIDGTADITGCLDLADALDLENAVAREARNLALAGSDQPLDVRRSQALGVLARTQTTLDLTSTEARDGDEDPAPRVPARQVVLNIHLTDTALAGTDPTTCRMSADPFAPSAGLHLARIEETRSFLTTDQLCEWLRVPGTHVSYRTITGGGLDPEAYEHPFRATQPGNTEHLNTKPTGEVTAEDIRRFASAPDLRPHPRRPLDLAQEITTPGYSPTDRLAEQTRQRHPRCVFPHCTRRARRRRPDEAHADLDHITTYDPDGPPGQTTTANLATLCRRHHRAKTHTAWTYRPTPTGFIWTSPHRYQYLVEPRGTTDLGRPPPLTRPPTRPV, from the coding sequence ATGACCACCCAGGAGCTGGAGCGCTGCGACACCGCCGACGCGGTGCTCGCCTACGCCCGCTCCCAGCGCGCGGCCCGTGATGCCGCCGAGGTCGCGATGTACGAGGCGACCTGCACCTGGGCGGCGATGCACACCACCTTCGACCCGGCCCGCGCCGCGGTGCTGCCCGGCACCGACCTGCAGGTCAGCATCGCCGGGCCGGGTGCCCCGTCGGTCTCGGAGTTCGCGATCGTCGAGTACGGCACCGCCATCGGGCTCTCCGCCGACACCGCGGTGGGCTACGTCGCCCACGTGGTCGAGATCCGCTACCGCCTCCCCCACCTCCACGGCGCGGTCACCGCCGGCCGGGTGCCGGTGTGGCGGGCCCGTCGCATCGCCGAGGCCACCCTCGCCCTGCCCGCCGAGGCCGCCGAGTGGGTCGACCGGCACCTCGCCGGTGTCGCCGCCACCTGCTCCTACGCCGCCCTGGCCCGCCTCGTCGAGGAAGCCCTGTGCCGCTTCGACCCCGAGGCCGCCGAGGACAACCGCGCCAAGGCCGCAGAGCACCGCAGGCTCGACATCCACCTCGACACCGCCACCCGCGGCGGCGCCTGCATCGACGGCACCGCCGACATCACCGGCTGCCTCGACCTCGCCGACGCCCTCGACCTCGAGAACGCCGTGGCCCGCGAGGCCCGCAACCTCGCCCTAGCCGGCTCCGACCAACCACTCGACGTACGCCGCAGCCAGGCCCTCGGCGTCCTCGCCCGCACCCAGACCACCCTCGACCTCACCAGCACAGAGGCTCGAGACGGCGACGAAGACCCCGCGCCGCGGGTGCCAGCGCGGCAGGTCGTGCTCAACATCCACCTCACCGACACCGCCCTGGCCGGCACCGACCCCACCACCTGCCGGATGAGTGCAGACCCCTTCGCGCCCTCCGCCGGGCTGCACCTGGCCCGCATCGAGGAGACCCGCAGCTTCCTCACCACTGACCAGCTCTGCGAGTGGCTCCGCGTCCCCGGCACCCACGTCTCCTACCGCACCATCACCGGTGGCGGCCTCGACCCCGAGGCCTACGAGCACCCCTTCCGCGCCACCCAGCCGGGCAACACCGAGCACCTCAACACCAAGCCCACCGGTGAGGTCACCGCCGAGGACATCCGCCGCTTCGCCAGCGCACCCGACCTACGACCCCACCCCCGCCGGCCCCTCGACCTGGCCCAGGAGATCACCACCCCCGGCTACAGCCCCACCGACCGGCTCGCCGAGCAGACGCGGCAACGCCACCCCCGCTGTGTCTTCCCGCACTGCACCCGCCGCGCCCGACGCCGCCGACCCGACGAGGCCCACGCCGACCTCGACCACATCACCACCTACGACCCCGACGGCCCACCCGGCCAGACCACGACCGCGAACCTGGCCACCCTCTGCAGGCGCCACCACCGCGCCAAGACCCACACCGCCTGGACCTACCGCCCCACCCCCACCGGGTTCATCTGGACCAGCCCGCACCGCTACCAGTACCTCGTCGAACCACGAGGCACCACCGACCTCGGCCGACCACCACCACTCACCAGACCGCCGACCCGGCCCGTCTGA
- a CDS encoding metal ABC transporter substrate-binding protein, whose protein sequence is MNPRRALLPATAALALALSGCGALTSDSTSGSEGSETVVAGLYPLQYVAQRVAGDAFEVENLTQPGGEPHDLELGIGQTAALSDAALLVYVDSLQPAVDEAAEEVSGTEVLDAATVVDLIPFEDEHSDEEHEGEEHEGEEHEGEDEDDHSGHDHGELDPHFWLDPLRMADLGDAVAERLAEIDPDEADSFEERAAELRSDLETLDGEYTEGLAGCEIRTVVTNHDAFGYLEGYDLELASINGFSPDAEPTPAALAELQDLIEDTGITTVFSESLVSPQAAEVLAADAGVDTAVLDTIEGLTDDTADEDYLSLMRSNLAALEEANRC, encoded by the coding sequence ATGAACCCCCGTCGCGCCCTGCTGCCCGCCACCGCCGCACTGGCTCTCGCCCTGAGCGGGTGCGGCGCCCTGACCTCGGACAGCACGTCCGGGTCGGAGGGCTCCGAGACGGTGGTGGCCGGCCTCTACCCGCTGCAGTACGTCGCGCAGCGCGTGGCCGGTGACGCCTTCGAGGTCGAGAACCTCACCCAGCCCGGCGGCGAGCCGCACGACCTCGAGCTCGGCATCGGCCAGACCGCCGCCCTCTCCGACGCCGCCCTGCTGGTCTACGTCGACTCCCTGCAGCCGGCCGTGGACGAGGCGGCCGAGGAGGTCAGCGGGACCGAGGTGCTCGACGCCGCGACCGTCGTCGACCTGATCCCCTTCGAGGACGAGCACTCCGACGAGGAGCACGAGGGCGAGGAGCACGAGGGCGAGGAGCACGAGGGCGAGGACGAGGACGACCACAGCGGCCACGACCACGGCGAGCTCGACCCGCACTTCTGGCTCGACCCGCTGCGGATGGCCGACCTCGGCGACGCGGTGGCCGAGCGGCTCGCCGAGATCGACCCCGACGAGGCGGACTCGTTCGAGGAGCGCGCCGCCGAGCTGCGCAGCGACCTCGAGACGCTGGACGGCGAGTACACCGAGGGCCTGGCGGGCTGCGAGATCCGCACCGTGGTGACCAACCACGACGCCTTCGGCTACCTCGAGGGCTACGACCTCGAGCTGGCCTCGATCAACGGCTTCTCCCCCGACGCCGAGCCGACGCCCGCCGCGCTCGCCGAGCTGCAGGACCTCATCGAGGACACCGGCATCACCACGGTCTTCTCCGAGAGCCTGGTCAGCCCCCAGGCCGCCGAGGTCCTGGCCGCCGACGCTGGCGTCGACACCGCGGTCCTGGACACCATCGAGGGCCTGACCGACGACACGGCCGACGAGGACTACCTTTCCCTCATGCGCTCCAACCTCGCCGCCCTTGAGGAGGCGAACCGTTGCTGA
- a CDS encoding reverse transcriptase family protein, giving the protein MRDDLAHALAAGLLAGSWTQRGLVASGAEVLGSRRRWLDRLARHTLELYPRPPLDRPRELARIVAAFVDADAAARPATRPVVGTRMLTNRWGLPTLHDLNDLAGWLGLTSSELEWYADPRRLARTTSQGRLQHYRVSHRVASSGAIRVLEAPKLELKGIQRRLLDEVLSSVPPHEAARGFRPGGSVRTYALPHAGRPVVLRLDLESFFASVTVARVYGIWRSAGYPEPVAHRLSGLVTSVLPLSLWRSVPRPADDALLDAHWRLGRRLAAPHLPQGAPTSPALANLAAFRLDVRLSALAASWGGRYTRYADDLAFSGGRSWGTGTSRLLDAIEGVVRDEGFRLNQRKTGVMPRGGRQVLGGLVVNERPRVSRAEVDRLRAILHNCLTHGPSTQNRERHPAFAQHLRGRITWVAQHDPVRGARLLAQHDAVDWSR; this is encoded by the coding sequence GTGAGGGACGACCTCGCGCACGCGCTGGCCGCGGGACTCCTCGCCGGGAGCTGGACGCAGCGCGGCCTGGTGGCCAGCGGCGCGGAGGTCCTGGGCAGTCGACGCCGGTGGCTGGACCGGCTGGCCCGGCACACGCTCGAGCTGTACCCGCGACCGCCGCTGGACCGCCCGCGGGAGCTGGCGCGCATCGTCGCCGCCTTCGTCGACGCCGACGCCGCGGCGCGACCCGCGACCCGACCGGTCGTGGGCACCCGGATGCTCACCAACCGGTGGGGGCTGCCGACCCTGCACGACCTCAACGACCTCGCGGGGTGGCTCGGTCTCACCAGCAGCGAGCTGGAGTGGTACGCCGATCCGCGGCGCCTGGCCCGCACGACGAGCCAGGGGCGCCTGCAGCACTACCGCGTCAGCCACCGCGTCGCGTCGAGCGGGGCGATCCGGGTGCTGGAGGCCCCCAAGCTCGAGCTGAAAGGCATCCAGCGCCGCCTGCTCGACGAGGTGCTGTCCTCGGTCCCGCCGCACGAGGCGGCGCGGGGCTTCCGGCCGGGTGGCTCGGTGCGGACCTACGCGCTGCCGCACGCCGGGCGGCCGGTGGTGCTGCGCCTGGACCTGGAGTCGTTCTTCGCCAGCGTCACCGTCGCCCGCGTGTACGGGATCTGGCGCAGCGCCGGCTACCCAGAGCCGGTGGCGCACCGCCTGTCGGGGCTGGTGACCAGCGTCCTGCCCCTGTCGCTGTGGCGCAGCGTGCCCAGGCCCGCCGACGACGCCCTCCTCGATGCGCACTGGCGGCTCGGGCGCCGGCTCGCCGCACCCCACCTGCCCCAGGGCGCCCCCACCTCGCCGGCCCTGGCCAACCTCGCCGCCTTCCGGCTCGACGTGCGACTGAGCGCCCTGGCCGCGTCGTGGGGCGGGCGCTACACGCGCTACGCCGACGACCTCGCCTTCTCCGGAGGCCGGTCCTGGGGCACGGGCACCTCGCGGCTGCTCGACGCGATCGAGGGGGTCGTGCGCGACGAGGGCTTCCGCCTCAACCAGCGCAAGACCGGCGTGATGCCGCGCGGAGGGCGCCAGGTCCTCGGGGGTCTCGTGGTCAACGAGCGGCCCCGGGTCTCCCGCGCCGAGGTCGACCGGCTGCGGGCGATCCTGCACAACTGCCTCACCCACGGCCCCAGCACCCAGAACCGCGAGCGGCACCCGGCCTTCGCCCAGCACCTGCGGGGCAGGATCACGTGGGTCGCCCAGCACGACCCCGTGCGGGGCGCCCGGCTGCTGGCCCAGCACGACGCCGTCGACTGGAGCCGCTGA
- a CDS encoding metal ABC transporter ATP-binding protein, whose protein sequence is MLNPDADPVVELRDGAVVLGGRPVVRQVDLTVRAGEFVTLLGPNGSGKSTLVRALTGLRPLERGSLELFGIPMGSFRDWHRLGYVPQRASAASGVPVSVREVVASGRLTRRRVLSLPSRADRAAVTEALEVVGLADRAKDSVATLSGGQQQRVLIARALAGGPDLFFLDEPTAGVDLPNQEALAEALATLSRSGSTIVLVTHELGPLAPLVDRTVVLRDGRLVYDGPPLDLSDAHGHHHHDLDAGRHDHHPDVVAPWDREDHRL, encoded by the coding sequence TTGCTGAACCCCGATGCGGACCCGGTGGTCGAGCTGCGCGACGGCGCGGTGGTGCTCGGCGGTCGCCCCGTCGTGCGCCAGGTCGACCTCACCGTCCGGGCCGGGGAGTTCGTGACCCTGCTGGGCCCCAACGGCTCGGGCAAGTCGACACTGGTGCGCGCGCTGACCGGGCTCCGACCGCTGGAGCGCGGCTCGTTGGAGCTGTTCGGCATCCCGATGGGCTCCTTCCGCGACTGGCACCGCCTCGGCTACGTCCCGCAGCGGGCGAGCGCGGCCAGCGGCGTACCGGTCTCGGTGCGTGAGGTGGTCGCCTCCGGGCGGCTCACCCGTCGACGCGTGCTGTCGCTGCCCAGCCGCGCCGACCGGGCGGCCGTCACCGAGGCGCTCGAGGTCGTCGGGCTCGCCGACCGCGCGAAGGACAGCGTCGCCACGCTGTCCGGCGGCCAGCAGCAGCGGGTGCTCATCGCCCGCGCGCTGGCCGGGGGTCCCGACCTGTTCTTCCTCGACGAGCCGACCGCCGGGGTCGACCTGCCCAACCAGGAGGCGCTGGCCGAGGCGCTGGCCACCCTCTCGCGCTCGGGCAGCACGATCGTGCTGGTGACCCACGAGCTGGGGCCGCTCGCGCCGCTCGTCGACCGCACCGTGGTGCTGCGCGACGGCCGCCTCGTCTACGACGGCCCGCCGCTCGACCTCAGCGACGCCCACGGGCACCACCACCACGACCTCGACGCGGGTCGCCACGACCACCACCCCGACGTGGTGGCCCCCTGGGACCGGGAGGACCACCGGCTGTGA
- a CDS encoding metal ABC transporter permease: MIDLLGYEFMQRALLAALVTGLAAPVIGTYLVQRRLALLGDGLGHVAVTGVALGLLTGIAPTWTAVVVAILGAVAIEVIRDRGHTSGDLALALLFYGGLAGGVMITGLAGQTGATLQQYLFGSITSISLTDIWFTLALAVVILGLGLGLMPQLFTVAQDQDFAKVAGLNVRAYNLLVAVLAAVTVTVAMRTVGLLLVSALMIVPVATSQQLARSFRATVAGAVVVGAGAGVGGLLASAYLSQSYGLTVPPGPAIVLLALACFVATWPLGVLLRRRQRRRAPFPDVAPDEHEVTAHHDHEHGPDCGHLAVPHGDHVDYVHDGHRHAPHGKHYDEH, from the coding sequence GTGATCGATCTCCTCGGCTACGAGTTCATGCAGCGCGCGCTGCTCGCGGCGCTGGTCACCGGCCTGGCCGCCCCGGTCATCGGCACCTACCTGGTGCAGCGCCGGCTGGCGCTGCTCGGCGACGGGCTGGGCCACGTCGCGGTCACCGGCGTGGCGCTGGGCCTGCTCACCGGGATCGCCCCGACCTGGACGGCCGTCGTGGTCGCCATCCTGGGTGCGGTGGCCATCGAGGTGATCCGCGACCGCGGCCACACCAGCGGCGACCTGGCGCTGGCCCTGCTCTTCTACGGCGGCCTGGCCGGCGGCGTGATGATCACCGGGCTCGCCGGGCAGACCGGCGCCACGCTGCAGCAGTACCTCTTCGGGTCGATCACCTCGATCTCCCTGACCGACATCTGGTTCACCCTCGCCCTGGCCGTGGTGATCCTCGGTCTCGGCCTGGGCCTGATGCCCCAGCTGTTCACCGTCGCCCAGGACCAGGACTTCGCCAAGGTGGCCGGGCTCAACGTGCGCGCCTACAACCTGCTGGTCGCCGTCCTGGCCGCGGTCACGGTCACGGTGGCGATGCGCACCGTGGGGCTGCTGCTCGTCTCGGCGCTGATGATCGTGCCGGTCGCCACGTCGCAGCAGCTGGCGCGCTCGTTCCGGGCCACGGTCGCCGGGGCCGTGGTGGTCGGCGCGGGTGCCGGCGTCGGCGGCCTGCTCGCGTCGGCGTACCTCTCGCAGTCCTACGGCCTCACGGTGCCGCCCGGGCCCGCGATCGTGCTGCTCGCGCTGGCCTGCTTCGTCGCGACCTGGCCGCTGGGCGTGCTGCTGCGCCGCCGCCAGCGACGTCGGGCGCCGTTCCCCGACGTGGCACCCGACGAGCACGAGGTCACCGCCCACCACGACCACGAGCACGGCCCCGACTGCGGCCACCTCGCGGTCCCCCACGGCGACCACGTCGACTACGTCCACGACGGCCACCGGCACGCACCCCACGGGAAGCACTATGACGAGCACTGA
- a CDS encoding gluconokinase gives MQVVVMGVSATGKSSVAERVAESLGWGFTEGDDLHPRANVAKMEAGDPLTDADRWPWLTRVGEAMAANERDGHHGVVTCSALKRTYRDRLREHVPDLWFLHLHAPTEVLAERMAQRTRHFMPTSLLTSQIDTLEPLGDDEAGRVVDVTPPLDEVVAAALDALAAHRDDVRRS, from the coding sequence GTGCAGGTCGTGGTGATGGGTGTCTCCGCCACCGGCAAGTCGAGCGTCGCCGAGCGCGTGGCCGAGTCGCTGGGGTGGGGCTTCACCGAGGGTGACGACCTGCACCCGCGCGCCAACGTGGCCAAGATGGAGGCCGGCGACCCGCTCACCGACGCCGACCGGTGGCCCTGGCTGACCCGGGTGGGCGAGGCGATGGCCGCCAACGAGCGCGACGGCCACCACGGCGTCGTCACCTGCTCGGCGCTCAAGCGTACCTACCGCGACCGGCTGCGCGAGCACGTGCCCGACCTCTGGTTCCTGCACCTGCACGCGCCGACCGAGGTGCTGGCGGAGCGGATGGCCCAGCGCACCCGCCACTTCATGCCCACCTCCCTGCTCACCTCCCAGATCGACACCCTCGAGCCGCTCGGCGACGACGAGGCCGGCCGCGTCGTCGACGTCACCCCGCCCCTCGACGAGGTCGTGGCGGCCGCGCTCGACGCGCTCGCCGCGCACCGCGACGACGTACGCCGCTCCTAG
- a CDS encoding glycine--tRNA ligase translates to MAKPPPSVVDSVVSLAKRRGFVYPCGEIYGGTRSAWDYGPLGVELKDNIKRQWWKSMVQMRDDVVGLDSSVILPTRTWEASGHVDTFSDPLTECQSCHKRFRADHLQEAVAEKKGIDDPDTVVFDDLACPNCGTRGAWTEPRQFSGLLKTYLGVHDDESGLHYLRPETAQGIFLNFANVVTSQRMKPPFGIAQIGKSFRNEITPGNFIFRTREFEQMEMEFFVKPGEDEEWHQHWIDERTKWYVELGIDPDNLRHYEHAQEKLSHYSKRTVDIEYRFRFAGSEWGELEGIANRTDFDLSTHAKHSGKDLSYYDQAAGERYTPYVIEPAAGLSRSLMTFLVDAYSEDEAPNTKGGVDKRTVLRLDPRLAPVKVAVLPLSRNADLSPKARDLATELRRNWYVDFDDAGAIGKRYRRQDEIGTPFCVTVDFDTLDDHAVTVRERDTMAQERIGLDRISAYFAEKFLGA, encoded by the coding sequence GTGGCCAAGCCGCCTCCCTCCGTCGTCGACAGCGTCGTCTCCCTCGCCAAGCGCCGGGGCTTCGTCTACCCCTGCGGCGAGATCTACGGCGGCACCCGCTCGGCATGGGACTACGGCCCGCTCGGCGTGGAGCTCAAGGACAACATCAAGCGCCAGTGGTGGAAGTCCATGGTGCAGATGCGCGACGACGTCGTGGGGCTCGACTCCAGCGTCATCCTGCCGACCCGCACCTGGGAGGCCAGCGGCCACGTCGACACCTTCAGCGACCCGCTGACCGAGTGCCAGTCGTGCCACAAGCGCTTCCGCGCCGACCACCTCCAGGAGGCGGTGGCCGAGAAGAAGGGGATCGACGACCCCGACACCGTCGTCTTCGACGACCTGGCCTGCCCCAACTGCGGCACCCGCGGCGCCTGGACCGAGCCGCGCCAGTTCTCCGGCCTGCTCAAGACCTACCTCGGCGTCCACGACGACGAGTCGGGCCTGCACTACCTGCGCCCCGAGACCGCGCAGGGCATCTTCCTCAACTTCGCCAACGTGGTGACCAGCCAGCGGATGAAGCCGCCCTTCGGCATCGCCCAGATCGGCAAGTCGTTCCGCAACGAGATCACGCCCGGCAACTTCATCTTCCGCACCCGCGAGTTCGAGCAGATGGAGATGGAGTTCTTCGTCAAGCCCGGCGAGGACGAGGAGTGGCACCAGCACTGGATCGACGAGCGCACCAAGTGGTACGTCGAGCTGGGCATCGACCCCGACAACCTGCGCCACTACGAGCACGCGCAGGAGAAGCTGTCGCACTACTCCAAGCGCACCGTCGACATCGAGTACCGCTTCCGCTTCGCGGGCTCGGAGTGGGGCGAGCTCGAGGGCATCGCCAACCGCACCGACTTCGACCTCTCGACGCACGCCAAGCACTCCGGCAAGGACCTGTCGTACTACGACCAGGCCGCCGGGGAGCGCTACACGCCCTACGTCATCGAGCCCGCGGCCGGTCTGTCGCGCTCGCTGATGACCTTCCTCGTCGACGCCTACTCCGAGGACGAGGCGCCCAACACCAAGGGCGGCGTCGACAAGCGCACCGTGCTGCGCCTCGACCCGCGCCTGGCGCCGGTCAAGGTGGCGGTGCTCCCGCTGAGCCGCAACGCCGACCTCTCGCCCAAGGCCCGCGACCTGGCCACCGAGCTGCGCCGCAACTGGTACGTCGACTTCGACGACGCCGGCGCGATCGGCAAGCGCTACCGCCGCCAGGACGAGATCGGCACCCCGTTCTGCGTCACCGTCGACTTCGACACCCTCGACGACCACGCCGTGACCGTGCGCGAGCGCGACACGATGGCCCAGGAGCGCATCGGCCTGGACCGGATCTCGGCGTACTTCGCCGAGAAGTTCCTCGGTGCGTGA
- a CDS encoding antibiotic biosynthesis monooxygenase family protein, with amino-acid sequence MLVVNRFRVPEDEAVQFRADLESAHAVLAARPGYVDGTVGRNLDEPTLWVLTTRWEHVGAYRRALSSYDVKMGAVRLLARAIDEASAYELVEPGTDLNVAAARSLG; translated from the coding sequence GTGCTCGTCGTCAACAGGTTCCGCGTCCCCGAGGACGAGGCGGTGCAGTTCCGCGCCGACCTCGAGAGCGCGCACGCGGTGCTCGCCGCCCGACCCGGCTACGTCGACGGCACCGTGGGGCGCAACCTCGACGAGCCCACGCTGTGGGTGCTGACCACGCGCTGGGAGCACGTGGGCGCCTACCGCCGCGCGCTGTCGTCGTACGACGTCAAGATGGGCGCGGTGCGCCTGCTCGCGAGGGCGATCGACGAGGCCAGCGCCTACGAGCTCGTCGAGCCCGGGACCGACCTCAACGTGGCGGCCGCCCGGTCGTTAGGCTGA
- a CDS encoding isoprenyl transferase translates to MRRAVRTPTPHPSGATAPVLPRELVPEHVAIVMDGNGRWAKQRGLPRTRGHEMGESSLFDVVEGAIEIGVKAVSAYAFSTENWSRSPDEVRFLMGFNRDVIRRRRDEMHELGVRVRWAGRTPRLWRSVVKELQAAEEMTRDNDVLTLTMCVNYGGRAELADAARAIGREVAAGRLDPEKITEKTLARHLYLPDLADADMVWRTSGEQRLSNFMLWQAAYAEMVFTDVLWPDVDRRALWSAIETYASRDRRYGGALPNA, encoded by the coding sequence GTGAGACGCGCCGTACGAACGCCCACCCCGCACCCCTCGGGCGCCACCGCGCCCGTGCTGCCGCGCGAGCTCGTGCCCGAGCACGTGGCCATCGTCATGGACGGCAACGGCCGGTGGGCCAAGCAGCGGGGGCTGCCCCGCACGCGCGGGCACGAGATGGGGGAGAGCTCGCTCTTCGACGTGGTCGAGGGCGCCATCGAGATCGGGGTCAAGGCCGTGTCGGCCTACGCGTTCTCGACCGAGAACTGGTCGCGCTCGCCCGACGAGGTGCGCTTCCTGATGGGCTTCAACCGCGACGTCATCCGGCGCCGACGCGACGAGATGCACGAGCTGGGGGTGCGGGTGCGCTGGGCCGGGCGCACTCCGCGGCTGTGGCGCTCGGTGGTCAAGGAGCTGCAGGCGGCCGAGGAGATGACCCGCGACAACGACGTGCTGACGCTGACGATGTGCGTCAACTACGGCGGTCGCGCCGAGCTGGCCGACGCGGCCCGGGCGATCGGCCGCGAGGTCGCGGCGGGCCGGCTGGACCCCGAGAAGATCACCGAGAAGACGCTGGCGCGCCACCTCTACCTGCCCGACCTCGCCGACGCCGACATGGTCTGGCGCACCTCCGGCGAGCAGCGGCTGTCCAACTTCATGCTCTGGCAGGCCGCCTACGCCGAGATGGTCTTCACCGACGTGCTCTGGCCCGACGTCGACCGCCGCGCGCTGTGGTCGGCCATCGAGACCTATGCCTCCCGCGACCGCCGCTACGGCGGCGCGCTGCCGAACGCCTAG
- the dusB gene encoding tRNA dihydrouridine synthase DusB, whose product MPSPAPSAVFPGLRLGDLEVATPVVLAPMAGITNAAYRRLCAEQGAGLYVCEMITSRGLVEGDKHTLDMLVFDEAETTRSVQLYGSDPVHVGKAAEILCTEHGVDHIDLNFGCPVPKVTRKGGGGALPWKRGLLGEILEAAVGAASRHGVPVTMKTRKGIDDDHLTYLDAGRIAQEAGCAAIALHGRTVSQAYSGRADWEAIGELVAHVDIPVLGNGDIWEAADAVRMVEQTGAAGVVVGRGCLGRPWLFRDLAAAFAGEQVATLPTLGEVRDMMRRHAELLCRHMGEERGCKEFRKHVSWYLKGFAAGSDARRSLGLVSSLADLDALLADLDPDEQFPTAALGAPRGRQGSPRARVALPEGWLDDTDGRGQATPEDAVETTGG is encoded by the coding sequence ATGCCCAGCCCCGCCCCGTCCGCCGTCTTCCCCGGCCTGCGCCTGGGCGACCTCGAGGTGGCGACGCCGGTGGTGCTCGCGCCGATGGCCGGCATCACCAACGCGGCGTACCGCCGCCTGTGTGCCGAGCAGGGTGCCGGCCTCTACGTCTGCGAGATGATCACCAGCCGCGGCCTGGTCGAGGGCGACAAGCACACCCTCGACATGCTCGTCTTCGACGAGGCCGAGACCACGCGGTCGGTGCAGCTCTACGGCAGCGACCCGGTGCACGTCGGCAAGGCCGCCGAGATCCTGTGCACCGAGCACGGCGTCGACCACATCGACCTCAACTTCGGGTGCCCGGTGCCCAAGGTGACCCGCAAGGGCGGGGGAGGCGCGCTGCCCTGGAAGCGCGGGCTGCTGGGCGAGATCCTCGAGGCCGCCGTCGGCGCGGCGTCGCGCCACGGGGTGCCGGTGACGATGAAGACCCGCAAGGGCATCGACGACGACCACCTGACCTACCTCGACGCCGGGCGCATCGCCCAGGAGGCCGGTTGCGCTGCGATCGCCCTGCACGGGCGCACCGTCTCGCAGGCCTACTCGGGCCGCGCCGACTGGGAGGCGATCGGCGAGCTGGTGGCCCACGTCGACATCCCGGTGCTCGGCAACGGGGACATCTGGGAGGCCGCCGACGCGGTGCGGATGGTCGAGCAGACCGGGGCCGCCGGCGTCGTCGTGGGCCGCGGCTGCCTCGGGCGGCCGTGGCTCTTCCGCGACCTGGCCGCTGCCTTCGCCGGGGAGCAGGTGGCGACCCTGCCGACGCTCGGCGAGGTGCGCGACATGATGCGCCGCCACGCCGAGCTGCTGTGCCGCCACATGGGCGAGGAGCGCGGCTGCAAGGAGTTCCGCAAGCACGTCTCGTGGTACCTCAAGGGCTTCGCCGCCGGCAGCGACGCGCGCCGCTCGCTCGGCCTGGTCTCCTCGCTCGCCGACCTCGACGCGCTGCTCGCCGACCTCGACCCCGACGAGCAGTTCCCGACGGCCGCGCTGGGTGCGCCGCGCGGTCGCCAGGGCTCGCCACGGGCGAGGGTCGCGCTGCCCGAGGGCTGGCTCGACGACACCGACGGGCGCGGGCAGGCCACCCCCGAGGACGCCGTGGAGACCACCGGCGGCTGA
- a CDS encoding Fur family transcriptional regulator: MTSTERPTPPSPGLRPTRQRVAVAEAMASFDDFRSAQEIHDLLGRRGETVGLATVYRTLQRLADAGEIDRLLTEGGEAIYRACSATHHHHLVCRSCGRTVEVEGPAVESWTRSIAAEHGYDEVSHTLEIFGTCPACRA; encoded by the coding sequence ATGACGAGCACTGAGCGCCCCACACCGCCGTCGCCGGGCCTGCGTCCGACCCGCCAGCGGGTGGCGGTCGCCGAGGCGATGGCCAGCTTCGACGACTTCCGCTCGGCCCAGGAGATCCACGACCTGCTGGGCAGGCGGGGCGAGACCGTCGGGCTGGCCACGGTCTACCGCACCCTGCAGCGCCTGGCCGACGCGGGTGAGATCGACCGGCTGCTCACCGAGGGTGGCGAGGCCATCTACCGCGCCTGCTCGGCGACCCACCACCACCACCTGGTGTGCCGCTCCTGCGGACGCACGGTCGAGGTCGAGGGCCCGGCGGTGGAGAGCTGGACCCGGTCGATCGCGGCCGAGCACGGCTACGACGAGGTCAGCCACACCCTCGAGATCTTCGGCACCTGCCCCGCCTGCCGGGCCTGA